A portion of the Hydractinia symbiolongicarpus strain clone_291-10 chromosome 10, HSymV2.1, whole genome shotgun sequence genome contains these proteins:
- the LOC130612542 gene encoding hexosaminidase D-like isoform X1 gives MISYVFQRHCWRILKILLFVVSSILFLLVWFEYPLQHDAFKGDSELHTRIDELTAKLKRCSHGNNQNRKMLENDRPKIPDTAKKKIQGFSGLRIVHLDLKGAPPKMEYLLQMLPFLKDMGANGLLLEYEDMFPYRGMIRALSSPNTYSYEDIASLLKLAKKLNLEIIPLVQTLGHFEFVLKHDQFRHLRETEQYPNMPCPLHEKTKQIVFKMINQVLELHPDIRRIHLGGDEVFNLKDCEKCKSSKKTKEHLFLHHMIPILKHVRGKTRSKVKPIIWDDMLRKWTVDDMKQFRGLADIMVWGYVPELDNYSLFPEDMWIKYAEAFDKIWVASSYKGALAANNNLVPITMHIKNHESWLRIIKKIKNKVTGVALTGWARYDHFAALCELLPAAIPTLALSLSVLREGSFKKRGKDFVEVMLGFKNPIIIEKDIFGSWDTSIPNYPGGDVYSLVAEYENHVNWYTSTKTRLDSWGNERQVEEKLISILQINGVADSLKQLLPSFKNFRSKCETVLKKYFFEDTVNEWIRDKVDTHIALSEELVDKLNSVLVKLKMKIEL, from the exons ATGATATCGTATGTGTTTCAACGACATTGCTGGAGAATATTGAAGATCTTGCTCTTTGTTGTGAG cagcatactttttttgctgGTGTGGTTTGAATATCCATTACAACATGATGCCTTCAAAGGGGATTCAGAATTGCATACAAGGATAGATGAATTAACAG cAAAATTAAAACGCTGTTCACATGGAAATAATC aaaacagAAAAATGCTCGAAAACGATAGGCCTAAAATTCCAGACACTGCAAAGAAAAAGATTCAAGG gttttCTGGACTAag aATTGTTCATTTGGATTTAAAAGGTGCACCACCTAAAATGGAATATTTGTTGCAG ATGTTACCTTTTTTGAAAGATATGGGTGCGAATGGTCTTCTCTTGGAATATGAAGATATGTTTCCATACCGCGGTATGATTCGTGCACTGTCATCACCAAATACTTACAG TTATGAAGATATTGCTTCGTTGTTGAAATTagcaaagaaattaaatttggAAATCATACCGTTAGTTCAGACGCTTGGACATTTCGAG TTTGTTTTGAAGCACGACCAGTTCCGCCATTTACGAGAAACTGAACAATATCCGAACATGCCATGCCCTTTACATGAGA aaacaaaacaaatcgtGTTCAAAATGATAAATCAGGTATTGGAGCTACACCCAGATATTCGAAGAATACATTTGGGAGGAGATGAG gtttttaatttaaaggactgtgaaaAATGCAAGTCAAGCAAAAAAACGAAAGAACATTTGTTTTTACATCATATGATTCCTATACTGAAGCATGTACGAGGTAAAACTCGCTCGAAAGTGAAACCAATCATTTGGGATGACATGCTGAGGAAATGGACTGTGGACGATATGAAAC aatttcgTGGTCTAGCAGACATTATGGTTTGGGGTTACGTGCCTGAGTTGGACAACTATTCCTTATTTCCTGAAG acatGTGGATAAAATACGCGGAAGCCTTCGACAAAATTTGGGTGGCAAGCTCATATAAAG GTGCGCTTGCAGCCAACAATAACTTAGTTCCTATAACAatgcatataaaaaatcatGAATCGTGGCTTcgcatcattaaaaaaataaagaacaaagtCACAGGTGTTGCTTTAACAGGTTGGGCCAG ATATGATCATTTTGCTGCTCTCTGTGAGCTTCTACCAGCTGCTATCCCAACGTTGGCGTTGTCTTTGTCAGTTCTTCGTGAAG GGTCCTTTAAAAAACGTGGTAAAGATTTCGTCGAAGTTATGCTAGGTTTTAAAAATCCGATTATTATAGAAAAAGATATATTTGGAAG TTGGGATACGTCGATTCCTAACTACCCAGGAGGAGATGTCTACTCCCTTGTTGCCGAGTATGAAAATCATGTGAATTGGTACACCAGCACTAAAACAag GTTGGATAGTTGGGGAAATGAACGTCAAGTGGAAGAAAAACTTATTAGCATTTTACAGATTAATGGAGTAGCAGATTCTTTGAAGCA GCTGCTTCCATCGTTTAAAAATTTCCGATCAAAGTGCGAAACAGTGTTGAAGAAATACTTTTTCGAAGACACAGTGAACGAATGGATACGAGACAAGGTGGACACGCATATAGCTTTATCTGAAGAATTAGTGGATAAACTAAATTCTGTTTTAGTCAAACTGAAAATGAAAATTGAGTTGtag
- the LOC130612542 gene encoding hexosaminidase D-like isoform X2 — translation MISYVFQRHCWRILKILLFVVSILFLLVWFEYPLQHDAFKGDSELHTRIDELTAKLKRCSHGNNQNRKMLENDRPKIPDTAKKKIQGFSGLRIVHLDLKGAPPKMEYLLQMLPFLKDMGANGLLLEYEDMFPYRGMIRALSSPNTYSYEDIASLLKLAKKLNLEIIPLVQTLGHFEFVLKHDQFRHLRETEQYPNMPCPLHEKTKQIVFKMINQVLELHPDIRRIHLGGDEVFNLKDCEKCKSSKKTKEHLFLHHMIPILKHVRGKTRSKVKPIIWDDMLRKWTVDDMKQFRGLADIMVWGYVPELDNYSLFPEDMWIKYAEAFDKIWVASSYKGALAANNNLVPITMHIKNHESWLRIIKKIKNKVTGVALTGWARYDHFAALCELLPAAIPTLALSLSVLREGSFKKRGKDFVEVMLGFKNPIIIEKDIFGSWDTSIPNYPGGDVYSLVAEYENHVNWYTSTKTRLDSWGNERQVEEKLISILQINGVADSLKQLLPSFKNFRSKCETVLKKYFFEDTVNEWIRDKVDTHIALSEELVDKLNSVLVKLKMKIEL, via the exons ATGATATCGTATGTGTTTCAACGACATTGCTGGAGAATATTGAAGATCTTGCTCTTTGTTGTGAG catactttttttgctgGTGTGGTTTGAATATCCATTACAACATGATGCCTTCAAAGGGGATTCAGAATTGCATACAAGGATAGATGAATTAACAG cAAAATTAAAACGCTGTTCACATGGAAATAATC aaaacagAAAAATGCTCGAAAACGATAGGCCTAAAATTCCAGACACTGCAAAGAAAAAGATTCAAGG gttttCTGGACTAag aATTGTTCATTTGGATTTAAAAGGTGCACCACCTAAAATGGAATATTTGTTGCAG ATGTTACCTTTTTTGAAAGATATGGGTGCGAATGGTCTTCTCTTGGAATATGAAGATATGTTTCCATACCGCGGTATGATTCGTGCACTGTCATCACCAAATACTTACAG TTATGAAGATATTGCTTCGTTGTTGAAATTagcaaagaaattaaatttggAAATCATACCGTTAGTTCAGACGCTTGGACATTTCGAG TTTGTTTTGAAGCACGACCAGTTCCGCCATTTACGAGAAACTGAACAATATCCGAACATGCCATGCCCTTTACATGAGA aaacaaaacaaatcgtGTTCAAAATGATAAATCAGGTATTGGAGCTACACCCAGATATTCGAAGAATACATTTGGGAGGAGATGAG gtttttaatttaaaggactgtgaaaAATGCAAGTCAAGCAAAAAAACGAAAGAACATTTGTTTTTACATCATATGATTCCTATACTGAAGCATGTACGAGGTAAAACTCGCTCGAAAGTGAAACCAATCATTTGGGATGACATGCTGAGGAAATGGACTGTGGACGATATGAAAC aatttcgTGGTCTAGCAGACATTATGGTTTGGGGTTACGTGCCTGAGTTGGACAACTATTCCTTATTTCCTGAAG acatGTGGATAAAATACGCGGAAGCCTTCGACAAAATTTGGGTGGCAAGCTCATATAAAG GTGCGCTTGCAGCCAACAATAACTTAGTTCCTATAACAatgcatataaaaaatcatGAATCGTGGCTTcgcatcattaaaaaaataaagaacaaagtCACAGGTGTTGCTTTAACAGGTTGGGCCAG ATATGATCATTTTGCTGCTCTCTGTGAGCTTCTACCAGCTGCTATCCCAACGTTGGCGTTGTCTTTGTCAGTTCTTCGTGAAG GGTCCTTTAAAAAACGTGGTAAAGATTTCGTCGAAGTTATGCTAGGTTTTAAAAATCCGATTATTATAGAAAAAGATATATTTGGAAG TTGGGATACGTCGATTCCTAACTACCCAGGAGGAGATGTCTACTCCCTTGTTGCCGAGTATGAAAATCATGTGAATTGGTACACCAGCACTAAAACAag GTTGGATAGTTGGGGAAATGAACGTCAAGTGGAAGAAAAACTTATTAGCATTTTACAGATTAATGGAGTAGCAGATTCTTTGAAGCA GCTGCTTCCATCGTTTAAAAATTTCCGATCAAAGTGCGAAACAGTGTTGAAGAAATACTTTTTCGAAGACACAGTGAACGAATGGATACGAGACAAGGTGGACACGCATATAGCTTTATCTGAAGAATTAGTGGATAAACTAAATTCTGTTTTAGTCAAACTGAAAATGAAAATTGAGTTGtag
- the LOC130612541 gene encoding nonsense-mediated mRNA decay factor SMG7-like has protein sequence MVSASSSLSVGRTCVQILRECESLKLSIQGKSSQVADVFSDEFIVRQSLESHYKQILLSDVQFALDNKVELELWNRAFKEHIDSFRKYMKSSNEKSDYQVKLSVFIDMSIGFYFQLLQEFCDVHDLDLPYHGKGSQLGILREPKAVQSLKPKSNACFYICQDCLVHLGDLARYRNNLKQAASFYKLASKLLPGNGQPYNQLAILSSAVNDSLHTVFYYCKSISVPNPFPAAASNLHKIFNQIYAKHNHKILSKPNITDADDFIDLFIYFNGCIYIKQDIPKLVIVRDKLLQDIKEILLELTQQQVILIAGICIFTLDKNKHNDGECITENESSVWHLILSLSVGIFQAFIEISIEMLFRQPILLEDMKFLPGVKLLFDWIISCNVEGLFEEEQFQENPELFNQLTVFGNELQKICTKHEKSALPLIEDWEMHGVIPLRRIHRRYDFAMQPLKVNSDQTWLIRVTRILNILDSLTLKQQVARFITKEEGERGTYKYICLVQQKASTIPNKSERARSLFRTESEEFGMAAVQGPIASSYSLFDTMWNASLHSTPAEEVKKHMDSTADISTLHMKDTPFMNQQPPRLPLSSTIYEGQVVSQYPNIVPTNLLPAVGKIPLSGHVLNLSSSFDEVNLLQSSPTVVRPPLPMQHQLDLRVSHHDVKPNSIPIQPPFASMQSNNVHRSAFPMVEPRMRPNSIMSHSPSFGAVGQNMRGPPGLQQPVQPGHWPMGSRNVQLGISQPRLIGPEHAMTSGQSIWSSNFAIGQGELSPLEQLLQEQRRSQLPK, from the exons ATGGTCTCTGCCTCCTCATCCTTGTCTGTAGGACGTACATGTGTTCAAATATTAAG AGAGTGTGAATCACTCAAGTTGTCTATCCAAG GCAAATCAAGTCAAGTAGCTGATGTCTTCTCTGATGAGTTCATTGTTAGGCAAAG TTTGGAAAGTCATTATAAACAAATCCTGCTGTCGGATGTACAATTTGCACTTGACAATAAAGTGGAGTTAGAACT ATGGAACCGTGCTTTCAAAGAACATATTGATAGCTTCAGAAAATATATGAAAAGC AGTAATGAAAAAAGTGATTATCAAGTTAAATTATCTGTATTTATCGACATGTCTATTGGTTTTTACTTCCAA ctCCTGCAAGAGTTTTGTGATGTTCATGATCTTGATCTTCCATATCACGGCAAAGGTAGCCAGCTTGGAATTTTACGAG aaCCAAAAGCAGTCCAGTCCTTAAAACCGAAATCAAATGCTTGTTTTTACATATGTCAAGACTGTTTGGTACACCTTGGTGACTTAG ctcgttacagaaataatttgaagcaAGCTGCATCATTTTATAAGTTAGCATCGAAACTGCTACCTGGAAATG gtCAACCATACAATCAACTTGCGATATTATCCAGTGCAGTCAACGATTCATTACATACTGTTTTCTATTATTGCAAAAG TATTTCCGTGCCGAATCCATTCCCTGCTGCAGCTTCCAACCTCCACAAAATATTCAATCAAATATACGCAAAACACAACCACAA GATTTTATCCAAACCCAATATTACAGATGCTGatgatttcattgacttatttatttatttcaatggATGTATATACATTAAGCAAG ATATTCCGAAACTTGTAATTGTAAGAGATAAGCTTCTCCAGGATATTAAa GAGATATTGTTAGAATTGACACAACAGCAAGTTATACTTATAGCTGGCATATGTATATTTACGTTGGATAAAAATAAGCACAACGACGGAGAGTGTATAACAGAAAACGAGTCCAGTGTATGGCATCTCATATTGTCGTTGAGTGTTGGTATCTTTCAAGCTTTTATTGAAATCTCAATTGAAATGTTGTTTCGCCAACCTATTCTGCTGGAAGATATGAAATTTTTACCAGGGGTTAAGCTACTATTTGATTGGATCATATCTTGCAATGTGGAAGGTTTGTTTGAAGAAGAACAGTTCCAAGAAAATCCAGA ATTATTTAATCAGCTGACTGTATTTGGTAACGAGCTGCAGAAAATCTGCACAAAGCATGAAAAATCag caCTTCCATTGATAGAAGATTGGGAAATGCATGGTGTCATACCTTTGAGACGGATACACAG ACGATATGATTTCGCTATGCAACCTTTAAAAGTGAATTCGGATCAGACGTGGTTGATACGGGTCACGAGAATATTAAACATTCTTGACTCGCTCACCTTAAAACAACAAGTCGCAAG GTTTATCACTAAAGAGGAGGGTGAGCGGGGCACTTATAAATACATTTGTTTGGTACAGCAA aaagcAAGTACCATACCGAACAAGTCAGAACGAGCAAG GTCGTTGTTCCGCACCGAGTCAGAAGAGTTTGGTATGGCTGCTGTACAAGGTCCAATTGCATCTTCTTATTCCTTGTTTGATACAATGTGGAATGCTAGCCTACACAGCACTCCTGCAGAAG AAGTTAAAAAGCATATGGATAGCACTGCTGATATCTCCACCTTGCATATGAAAGACACGCCCTTCATGAATCAACAGCCTCCACGTTTACCGTTATCTTCCACCATTTATGAGGGACAAGTAGTTTCACAGTATCCCAACATTGTACCAACAAATTTGTTGCCCGCGGTTGGTAAAATTCCTTTGTCTGGTCATGTGTTAAACTTGTCGTCCAGTTTCGATGAAGTGAACCTACTTCAGTCTTCGCCGACTGTAGTTCGGCCACCTCTTCCCATGCAACACCAGTTAGATCTGCGTGTGTCACATCATGACGTCAAACCCAACTCGATACCAATACAACCGCCATTTGCGTCCATGCAAAGCAACAATGTGCATCGATCAGCATTTCCGATGGTAGAACCAAGAATGAGACCGAACTCCATAATGAGTCATTCTCCGAGTTTTGGTGCCGTTGGTCAAAACATGAGAGGGCCTCCAGGCTTGCAACAACCTGTGCAGCCAGGACATTGGCCAATGGGTTCAAGGAATGTTCAACTTGGAATCTCCCAACCTCGTTTAATAGGACCCGAGCATGCCATGACTAGTGGGCAG AGTATCTGGAGTTCAAATTTTGCGATCGGTCAAGGTGAATTATCTCCGTTAGAACAACTGTTGCAAGAACAACGTCGAAGTCAACTTCCGAAATAA